In the genome of Coraliomargarita algicola, one region contains:
- a CDS encoding glycoside hydrolase family 2 TIM barrel-domain containing protein, whose product MSLNRIWRFKMHDQVGDLQVGDVAIDTDRGDWGHVEVPGNWTMQGYDRPHYTNVQMPFSNEPPTVPKMNPTGVYSQEVRIPEAWDNRRVILHFGGAESLLYLYVNGEFVGMGKDSRLPSEFDVSSYIKCGETNLIVAIVVKWSDASFVEDQDQWWMGGLHREVYLYSTDSVFIEDVFCGASLENEYRDGVLDMSVGLGFSGHLPEGWQVELQLFSPSGQAVYQQALDSEAIASESRSRYRLCAKFNECLRDVSVWSAEVPNLYTAVLCLKNADGREVEHTSMRIGFKAVEVRDRMLLINGKRVLIHGVNRHDHHETRGKAVDRDTMRQDAVLMKQYNINSVRCSHYPNDPYWLDLCDELGLYVIDEANIESHAFAPWLCHNSSYSLAFHDRGKRMVERDKNHPSIIAWSLGNESGHGAHHDGLAAWIRHYDGSRPIHYESALWDMYGTNDEHAYDKGYAATDLVCPMYPTLELLKAWAFDEQHPDQRRPCILCEYSHSMGNSNGGLSDYYELFKTVPGLQGGFIWEWIDQGLKALNENGVSYWAYGGDYGDEPNDANFVCDGLLWPDRTPHPSIYELKKLAQPVSVSLVEDDPVTLSFRSRFDFIETGWLDASWELLIDGRAVADGAFQLDSIAPGSELNVVWQSPKDTYKGEEAALLIRFVSKETQAWCPAGHEVAKEWISLPKCVLGGQAEAGATSQSRNSGISQICQNGDLVLVKSGKLIVEADAQAGGLVRLTHAGREILSTPPQISLWRAPTDNDGIKLWSGQENKPLKRWQKLGLDQLESRLVDFAYEETIPGEEVELRWGFEASGRQEWQDFYWSYKITIRDQETVDFDFHVEVGNEIEDLPRVGAIFTLNPRLEDLEWLGLGPYENYPDRKSSVWRAVHRSTVDQQYVPYVMPQENGLKCDVDWLTLASDSSLIKVESHLPFMFSALHFHPRDLTNAFHATDLVARPQTLLCLDIAHRGLGTGSCGPDTFAAYRLSESKYDFSFKISIT is encoded by the coding sequence ATGTCATTGAATAGAATCTGGCGTTTCAAGATGCATGATCAAGTGGGGGACCTTCAAGTGGGAGATGTCGCCATTGATACGGATCGTGGCGACTGGGGGCATGTGGAGGTTCCGGGTAACTGGACCATGCAGGGATATGATCGCCCTCATTATACCAACGTTCAAATGCCATTTTCGAATGAGCCTCCTACTGTTCCCAAAATGAACCCGACTGGAGTGTATTCGCAAGAAGTTCGTATTCCGGAAGCATGGGACAATCGGCGGGTCATTTTACATTTTGGTGGTGCTGAAAGCCTTCTCTACCTCTACGTGAACGGGGAATTTGTTGGTATGGGCAAGGATAGCCGCTTGCCGTCCGAATTCGATGTGAGTTCATACATAAAGTGTGGTGAAACTAATCTCATCGTAGCGATTGTAGTGAAGTGGTCGGATGCCAGTTTTGTGGAAGATCAGGATCAATGGTGGATGGGCGGGCTTCACCGCGAAGTTTATCTTTATTCTACAGACAGTGTATTTATCGAAGATGTGTTTTGTGGTGCGAGTTTGGAGAATGAATACCGAGATGGGGTTCTGGATATGTCCGTTGGGCTTGGGTTTTCTGGCCATCTACCCGAAGGCTGGCAAGTGGAGTTGCAACTCTTTAGCCCATCTGGTCAGGCAGTTTATCAGCAGGCATTAGACTCCGAAGCTATTGCCTCGGAGTCTAGGTCACGCTACCGCTTGTGTGCGAAATTCAACGAGTGTCTGCGGGATGTCTCCGTTTGGTCTGCTGAAGTTCCAAATCTATATACTGCGGTCTTATGCCTGAAGAATGCTGACGGCCGTGAAGTTGAGCACACGTCAATGCGCATTGGCTTCAAGGCCGTAGAGGTCAGGGATCGAATGCTTCTGATCAATGGCAAGCGGGTGCTCATTCATGGAGTGAATCGACACGATCACCACGAGACTCGGGGCAAAGCAGTCGACCGCGATACGATGCGACAAGATGCGGTGTTGATGAAGCAGTATAACATTAATTCGGTTCGGTGTTCCCATTATCCTAACGATCCATATTGGCTTGATCTATGTGACGAACTGGGCTTGTATGTGATTGATGAGGCGAACATTGAGAGTCATGCATTCGCTCCGTGGTTATGTCATAATTCATCGTATTCCTTGGCATTCCATGATCGCGGGAAACGCATGGTTGAACGAGATAAGAATCATCCTTCGATCATTGCATGGTCGTTGGGGAATGAAAGTGGGCATGGTGCACATCATGATGGTTTGGCCGCATGGATCCGGCATTATGATGGATCGCGTCCTATTCATTATGAAAGCGCGCTCTGGGATATGTATGGAACTAACGATGAGCATGCATATGATAAAGGTTACGCGGCAACTGATCTGGTTTGTCCCATGTACCCGACTTTAGAGTTGTTGAAGGCATGGGCGTTTGACGAGCAGCATCCGGATCAAAGGCGACCATGTATTCTCTGTGAATATTCACATTCGATGGGGAATAGTAATGGAGGGCTCTCGGACTACTACGAGCTGTTCAAGACTGTTCCCGGGCTGCAGGGAGGATTTATTTGGGAATGGATCGATCAAGGCCTAAAAGCTTTGAATGAGAACGGGGTGTCATACTGGGCCTATGGAGGTGATTATGGAGATGAACCGAACGATGCCAATTTTGTGTGTGATGGTTTACTTTGGCCTGACCGGACGCCTCACCCATCCATCTATGAATTAAAGAAGCTCGCTCAACCCGTTTCTGTGAGTCTTGTTGAAGATGATCCCGTAACTTTGTCGTTCCGCTCACGGTTTGATTTCATTGAAACTGGATGGCTGGATGCGAGTTGGGAGCTTTTAATTGATGGCCGGGCCGTTGCCGATGGCGCTTTTCAACTGGATTCAATTGCCCCCGGAAGTGAATTGAATGTGGTGTGGCAGTCTCCAAAAGATACTTACAAAGGAGAAGAAGCGGCATTACTCATCCGATTCGTCTCGAAGGAAACTCAAGCTTGGTGTCCTGCAGGGCACGAAGTGGCTAAGGAGTGGATCTCGTTGCCTAAGTGTGTCCTTGGGGGGCAGGCTGAGGCCGGTGCGACAAGCCAAAGTCGGAATTCTGGCATTAGTCAGATTTGTCAAAATGGCGATCTAGTTCTTGTGAAATCTGGTAAGCTGATAGTTGAAGCGGATGCGCAGGCCGGTGGGCTGGTTCGGCTTACCCACGCAGGTCGAGAGATCTTATCGACCCCGCCACAGATTAGCCTATGGCGTGCGCCCACCGATAACGATGGGATTAAACTATGGAGTGGGCAGGAAAACAAGCCTCTGAAGCGGTGGCAAAAGCTGGGTTTGGATCAACTGGAATCCAGGCTTGTTGATTTTGCTTATGAAGAAACGATCCCAGGGGAGGAGGTCGAACTCCGATGGGGATTTGAAGCGTCCGGGAGGCAGGAGTGGCAGGACTTCTACTGGAGCTATAAAATTACCATTCGCGATCAGGAGACTGTCGACTTTGATTTCCATGTGGAGGTTGGGAATGAGATCGAAGATCTACCACGGGTCGGGGCAATCTTTACGCTTAACCCTAGACTCGAAGATTTGGAATGGCTGGGCTTAGGGCCATATGAAAATTATCCAGACCGCAAGTCCTCTGTTTGGCGTGCCGTCCATCGTAGTACCGTCGATCAACAATATGTGCCCTATGTGATGCCGCAGGAAAATGGCCTGAAATGCGATGTTGATTGGCTAACGCTCGCTTCTGATTCGAGCCTCATCAAAGTTGAGTCTCATTTACCATTTATGTTTAGTGCCTTACATTTCCATCCGAGAGATTTAACGAATGCCTTTCATGCGACCGACCTCGTCGCGAGACCTCAGACCTTGCTCTGTCTTGATATTGCTCACCGTGGACTGGGGACTGGAAGTTGTGGTCCGGATACATTTGCCGCTTACCGTTTGAGCGAAAGTAAATACGACTTCTCGTTTAAAATCTCAATAACCTAA
- a CDS encoding LacI family DNA-binding transcriptional regulator codes for MKSPTIREIAKACGVNNSTVSRALSNKPLVSADTRERILAIAKDMGWKPNPLASAYLAHRRATRSPKYKAHIAYILARGDITKFSALPDYVKIHYTGAQKRAEALGYTLEIFWLHEINYNLKSLSRLLYDRGVPGAIFATQDFLNEKQLAEFNWDAFATAATAYDMLQPMLHRAAFYWPHAVRLALDNIERAGYKKIGLAIPESMDRRTDYALAATYHYAEKHSARAKRYDSYIFPDTHEGKTTLKNWISKKMPEVIIGTEEVWKSLKQLGLKVPNDIAFVSPQWSSVWPDVAGIDQDPALVGANTLDLVANQLLCNERGIPSKPQLLLSEGIWRNGRSLPQKSLTDDKFSTKG; via the coding sequence ATGAAAAGCCCGACGATACGCGAGATTGCCAAGGCCTGTGGCGTTAATAACTCCACGGTATCTAGAGCCCTGAGTAATAAACCCTTGGTCTCCGCCGATACCCGTGAACGAATCTTGGCCATAGCCAAAGACATGGGCTGGAAACCAAATCCCCTGGCATCTGCGTATCTAGCGCATCGCCGCGCAACAAGATCGCCCAAATACAAGGCGCACATTGCCTATATTCTTGCTAGGGGCGATATCACCAAATTTTCCGCGCTGCCCGACTATGTTAAAATCCATTATACAGGCGCTCAAAAACGCGCTGAAGCACTCGGCTACACTTTAGAAATTTTTTGGCTTCACGAAATCAACTACAACCTCAAATCGCTATCGCGACTCTTATATGATCGCGGCGTGCCAGGTGCGATCTTTGCAACTCAGGATTTCCTCAATGAAAAGCAACTCGCGGAATTCAACTGGGACGCCTTTGCGACTGCCGCGACTGCCTATGACATGCTTCAGCCGATGCTTCACCGGGCCGCATTTTATTGGCCACACGCGGTTCGGTTAGCACTCGATAACATTGAAAGAGCAGGTTACAAAAAAATAGGCTTGGCGATTCCAGAATCAATGGATCGCCGTACTGATTATGCCTTAGCGGCGACCTATCACTACGCGGAAAAACATTCTGCTAGAGCCAAACGTTATGATTCTTACATATTCCCCGACACTCATGAGGGAAAGACGACCCTAAAGAACTGGATCTCAAAGAAGATGCCCGAAGTCATTATTGGCACAGAGGAAGTATGGAAGTCATTAAAACAACTAGGGTTGAAAGTCCCCAATGACATTGCCTTCGTGTCACCGCAATGGTCTTCTGTCTGGCCAGATGTTGCAGGGATCGACCAAGACCCGGCTTTGGTCGGAGCTAACACCTTAGACTTAGTGGCCAACCAACTCTTATGCAACGAACGCGGGATACCCAGCAAACCTCAGCTATTGCTCAGCGAAGGCATATGGAGGAACGGAAGAAGCCTACCGCAAAAATCATTAACTGACGACAAATTTTCGACCAAGGGCTGA
- a CDS encoding right-handed parallel beta-helix repeat-containing protein: protein MLTFCSTSHAQIFADTCDDLLNWTTVYGSSPNLSNADSSLSTLPYITLNNGIIQAELPYTVTGSWTLRFNASHGDWQRALLANVLNADGTEGYGLCWDSASSTQYNGEGRMSLRKFSPGTAHGWNYGGDIMGDTPQDYWASSGHGALSAPMARIELSWDAISGTLALRVDGDLVSQVTDQTYIQDGRSKRFRRVELRGNTTSFFDNIKFQTTFEDSMDRLSGWTTMSGSAPDLSNADSSLSKVPYLTLGNGLIRADLGTTVTTSWTLRFKASHSDWQRYLYACVVNADGTEGYGVLWDSANSTQYNGEGRISIRKFSSGDPPTLYNGGAILADPPNPVRSGHRSLSAPMALIELSWDAFDNTLYLRVDGMPIASYTDNSYDSFSAVYLKGNTTSMFDDVVLLQDNPPTQSEIDNAIDITSPSFGAIGDGVTDNQTAITNAIAAANSQNKALYIPPGVFKHSSILLLNGASIFGHGYTSVLTGSDPAYSTVRLTGNDVFLKNCRLISSHATERLHTAESTLIHAYEATDFVVTGCYLEGAASAALITANKPSIGGSIYNNWIWDSLADGIHITSGNQNIGIWDNRTRNTGDDMIAVVSYNGPFDACENIWIVGNDVRNQPHGRGITCIGGKSVTIEGNHIKNSKGAGIHIASEASYDTYGVEDISVVDNLIVETSDNQHGGIFIRGRNGYPVDDVMIERNRILDCETTGIRILDYTMNLTVYDNYIYNTAKSGISLSGILKNITISGNELLDIGAYGIRSYNSASGTGSSFIISNNIFTDIHSIGTETYIDVIQIAAGSNWSDVSITDNQYENPSNHSIERFLESHFSNVIFNGNSWPSGVNYYIAP, encoded by the coding sequence TTGCTTACATTTTGCAGCACCTCGCATGCGCAAATCTTCGCAGACACCTGCGACGACCTATTGAACTGGACGACAGTCTATGGCTCGAGCCCAAACTTAAGCAATGCCGACAGTTCACTGTCCACGCTTCCCTACATCACGCTGAACAATGGCATCATCCAAGCCGAATTGCCCTACACAGTTACGGGAAGCTGGACACTCCGTTTCAATGCAAGCCATGGCGACTGGCAACGCGCTCTTTTAGCCAACGTACTAAATGCCGATGGTACCGAGGGCTATGGCCTTTGCTGGGACTCAGCCAGCAGCACTCAATACAACGGCGAAGGCCGAATGAGCCTACGCAAATTTTCGCCCGGCACCGCACACGGCTGGAATTACGGTGGAGACATCATGGGGGACACCCCACAAGATTACTGGGCTAGCAGCGGCCATGGTGCCCTAAGTGCACCGATGGCCCGGATTGAGCTGAGTTGGGATGCCATCAGCGGCACACTCGCATTGAGAGTCGACGGCGATCTCGTAAGCCAAGTAACCGACCAGACCTACATCCAGGACGGCCGATCAAAAAGGTTCCGGCGTGTTGAATTGCGCGGCAATACGACCTCCTTTTTTGACAACATTAAGTTTCAAACGACTTTCGAGGATTCAATGGATAGGCTATCGGGCTGGACTACAATGAGCGGGTCAGCACCAGACCTGTCGAATGCAGACTCCTCGCTAAGCAAAGTGCCCTACCTGACACTCGGCAATGGCCTGATCCGAGCCGATCTGGGAACTACGGTCACCACAAGCTGGACGCTCCGATTCAAGGCCAGCCACAGCGATTGGCAGCGCTACCTCTATGCCTGCGTAGTCAATGCCGACGGCACCGAAGGCTATGGGGTGCTCTGGGACTCCGCCAACAGCACACAGTACAACGGAGAAGGCCGAATCAGCATAAGAAAATTTTCGTCCGGCGATCCTCCAACTTTGTATAATGGCGGCGCCATACTGGCCGATCCACCAAATCCGGTTCGCAGCGGCCACAGAAGCCTGAGTGCGCCCATGGCATTGATTGAACTGAGCTGGGACGCATTCGATAACACGCTTTACCTGCGGGTCGATGGGATGCCGATCGCCAGTTACACCGATAACAGCTACGACTCGTTCAGTGCTGTTTACCTAAAGGGAAACACCACTTCAATGTTCGACGATGTCGTTCTTCTTCAAGACAATCCACCCACCCAAAGCGAAATCGATAATGCAATCGACATCACATCCCCCAGTTTCGGCGCAATTGGAGACGGCGTAACCGATAACCAAACCGCAATTACAAATGCCATCGCGGCGGCCAACAGCCAAAACAAAGCACTCTACATTCCACCGGGAGTATTCAAACACTCATCGATCCTATTGCTCAATGGAGCCAGTATATTTGGGCATGGTTATACCAGCGTATTGACAGGATCTGATCCAGCATACAGCACCGTCCGCCTCACGGGGAATGATGTCTTTCTGAAAAACTGTCGTTTAATTTCAAGCCACGCAACAGAACGCCTTCATACTGCCGAATCGACACTAATTCATGCCTACGAGGCCACTGACTTTGTCGTCACCGGGTGCTACCTTGAAGGAGCCGCATCTGCAGCTCTCATTACTGCAAATAAACCATCAATAGGTGGCTCAATCTATAACAACTGGATCTGGGATTCACTCGCCGACGGCATCCATATCACTTCAGGAAACCAAAACATTGGGATATGGGACAACCGAACCCGTAACACTGGAGATGATATGATCGCAGTCGTGTCCTATAACGGACCATTCGATGCCTGCGAGAACATCTGGATTGTCGGCAATGATGTTCGAAATCAACCCCACGGTCGAGGCATCACCTGCATCGGTGGGAAGAGTGTCACAATCGAAGGTAACCACATCAAAAATAGCAAAGGGGCAGGCATACATATCGCCTCCGAGGCATCCTATGATACTTATGGAGTCGAAGACATATCAGTAGTCGACAACCTGATTGTCGAAACAAGCGACAATCAGCATGGCGGTATCTTCATACGAGGCCGGAACGGATACCCAGTCGATGACGTAATGATCGAAAGAAATCGCATTCTGGACTGCGAAACTACCGGCATCCGCATACTGGATTATACGATGAACCTGACAGTGTACGATAATTACATCTACAACACGGCAAAGTCAGGGATCTCCCTATCAGGCATCCTCAAGAATATTACCATCTCAGGAAATGAACTATTGGACATCGGAGCTTACGGCATCCGCAGCTATAATAGTGCAAGTGGCACTGGAAGCTCTTTCATAATAAGTAACAATATCTTCACGGACATCCACTCAATCGGAACAGAAACATACATCGACGTCATTCAAATTGCAGCAGGATCCAATTGGTCGGATGTATCGATTACGGACAACCAATACGAAAACCCATCGAACCATTCAATCGAGCGATTCTTGGAAAGTCACTTCTCCAATGTCATCTTCAACGGTAATTCTTGGCCGAGTGGAGTCAACTATTACATAGCGCCGTAA
- a CDS encoding prepilin-type N-terminal cleavage/methylation domain-containing protein, translating into MSTQTRSTERGTVALPSGFTLIELLATIAIVAILAAILFPTVANVRQSVQQTECVSNMRQIGIATMAYVQDNNGRYPLSNEEASWDARLLPYLDHPNTETPCEALKCPSDVRNLVLENNKFARSYTASAPYTNSTTGNTDKRGMISGKYSRTIFELTNPPQTVLLTEWYTGAGGVPLERQQQFKESYSYITGWLGGESARGWPKRSDGQAYHGNVMNFCFADGHVESLPPWGVNTPKNRWTAID; encoded by the coding sequence ATGAGCACACAGACACGATCAACCGAGCGAGGCACAGTAGCACTACCGTCTGGGTTCACATTGATTGAATTGCTGGCGACGATTGCAATTGTCGCGATTCTGGCCGCGATACTGTTCCCTACAGTCGCCAATGTTCGGCAATCAGTCCAGCAGACAGAATGCGTCAGCAATATGCGGCAAATCGGGATCGCGACTATGGCTTACGTTCAAGACAACAATGGCCGATATCCGTTGAGCAACGAAGAAGCTTCCTGGGACGCCAGGTTATTACCTTACTTGGATCACCCAAACACAGAGACTCCCTGCGAAGCACTCAAATGCCCGAGTGACGTGCGAAATTTAGTTTTAGAAAACAATAAATTTGCACGATCATACACCGCCAGCGCCCCATATACCAACTCAACCACGGGAAATACTGACAAGCGCGGAATGATCAGTGGCAAATATTCGCGCACGATCTTCGAATTAACAAACCCGCCGCAAACGGTCTTACTGACTGAGTGGTACACCGGTGCCGGAGGCGTTCCACTCGAGCGGCAACAGCAATTCAAAGAATCCTATTCCTACATCACGGGCTGGCTCGGCGGAGAAAGCGCACGAGGCTGGCCGAAACGTAGCGACGGGCAAGCATACCATGGTAATGTTATGAACTTTTGCTTTGCCGATGGACATGTGGAAAGCCTACCGCCCTGGGGAGTCAACACCCCAAAAAACAGATGGACCGCCATTGATTAA
- a CDS encoding integrase core domain-containing protein, producing the protein MNSKTFVRSHMDVMSVADFFTVEVWTLRGLVRYHVFFVMNLAKRQVEVAHIGCQVNGAVMAQVARNMTDSCDGILKRRRFFVCDHDPLYTKEFRQILTDSGVEVIQTRVGCPQQNGYAESFVSAIKRECIDQMIFFS; encoded by the coding sequence ATGAACAGCAAAACTTTCGTGCGCTCTCACATGGATGTGATGTCCGTCGCAGATTTTTTCACGGTAGAAGTATGGACTCTTCGCGGGCTGGTTCGATATCACGTGTTCTTCGTGATGAACTTGGCGAAACGTCAGGTGGAGGTCGCTCACATCGGCTGTCAGGTGAACGGGGCGGTGATGGCACAAGTGGCTCGGAACATGACTGACAGCTGTGACGGCATTCTCAAACGACGGCGTTTCTTTGTCTGTGACCACGATCCGCTTTATACAAAAGAGTTTCGTCAGATACTCACGGATTCCGGGGTTGAAGTCATCCAAACAAGGGTGGGGTGCCCGCAGCAAAACGGCTATGCGGAAAGTTTCGTATCAGCCATCAAGCGTGAGTGCATTGACCAGATGATATTCTTCAGTTAG